From a single Clostridium isatidis genomic region:
- the phoU gene encoding phosphate signaling complex protein PhoU — MRDVMRNKIKSLNSELMEMAALVEKQIYDSITALKNQDNELAQEVINNDDKVDNFQKEIEEKCIKIIATEQPVAKDLRSLYTTSKIVTDLERMADYAVDISKAVSRVVGVNFSEEISPVWEMVDIVTKMIRGAIEAYINGDVDYAYEICDMDDKVDALYQGMFSLVLKKMVSNEAMINQGTQILFVSKYLERIGDHVTNICEWIIFHKKGKYVDLNE, encoded by the coding sequence ATGAGAGATGTAATGAGAAATAAAATAAAATCCCTCAATTCAGAGCTGATGGAAATGGCTGCTTTAGTTGAAAAGCAAATATATGATAGTATTACGGCTCTAAAAAATCAAGATAATGAGTTAGCACAAGAAGTTATTAATAATGATGATAAGGTAGATAATTTTCAAAAAGAAATAGAGGAAAAATGTATAAAAATAATTGCAACAGAGCAGCCAGTTGCAAAAGACCTACGTAGTTTATATACAACTTCTAAAATAGTAACAGATTTAGAAAGAATGGCCGATTATGCAGTAGATATTTCAAAAGCAGTTTCTAGAGTTGTAGGAGTGAATTTCTCTGAAGAAATATCACCAGTTTGGGAAATGGTAGATATAGTTACAAAAATGATAAGAGGTGCTATAGAAGCATATATAAATGGCGATGTTGATTATGCATATGAAATATGTGATATGGATGATAAAGTAGATGCTTTATATCAGGGAATGTTCTCACTTGTTTTGAAGAAAATGGTGTCAAATGAAGCAATGATAAATCAAGGAACTCAAATTCTTTTTGTATCAAAGTATTTAGAAAGAATAGGAGATCATGTAACTAATATTTGCGAATGGATAATATTCCACAAAAAAGGTAAATATGTTGATTTAAATGAGTAA
- the pstC gene encoding phosphate ABC transporter permease subunit PstC: MLNVNEKRNNNKYLTEKISKIIFLSSAFIAVLSLLVIIGFVFYKGLTPFVSKGYSFLDFIAGREWYPSSDKYGVLPMIVASIYGTLGSLVLGVPVGILTAVFIAELAPKKIGKLISTAVELLAGIPSVLFGVFGLAVIVPWIMNSFNLAKGQSILAIIIVLSIMMLPTIVTVSESAIRAVPYSYKEASLGLGASHIETTFKVVLPAAKSGILSAVVLGLGRAIGETMAIILVAGNSAIMPKSIMDSVRPLTTNIALEMGYAFGTHQEMLFATGVILFVFILLLNYILSKLSSKEGK, from the coding sequence ATGTTAAATGTAAATGAAAAAAGAAATAATAATAAATATTTAACTGAAAAAATATCAAAAATAATATTTTTATCTAGTGCTTTTATAGCTGTATTAAGTTTATTAGTGATTATAGGTTTTGTTTTTTATAAAGGTCTGACGCCTTTTGTATCAAAAGGATATTCATTTTTAGATTTTATTGCTGGAAGGGAATGGTACCCTAGTTCCGATAAGTATGGAGTACTTCCAATGATAGTGGCTTCAATTTATGGAACACTAGGTTCTTTAGTTTTAGGGGTACCTGTAGGAATTTTAACTGCAGTATTTATTGCTGAACTAGCACCAAAGAAAATAGGAAAGTTAATATCAACTGCTGTAGAATTATTAGCTGGTATTCCATCAGTTTTATTTGGAGTATTTGGATTAGCAGTTATAGTTCCCTGGATAATGAATAGCTTTAATTTAGCAAAAGGACAAAGTATTTTAGCAATTATTATAGTTTTATCAATAATGATGCTGCCTACAATAGTTACAGTTTCAGAAAGTGCAATAAGAGCTGTTCCTTATAGTTATAAGGAAGCTTCCCTTGGCTTAGGAGCATCTCATATAGAAACAACCTTCAAAGTGGTTTTACCAGCTGCAAAATCTGGTATACTATCAGCTGTTGTTCTTGGCCTAGGCAGGGCAATAGGTGAAACTATGGCAATAATATTAGTTGCAGGTAATTCAGCTATAATGCCAAAATCAATAATGGATTCTGTAAGGCCCTTAACAACTAATATTGCTTTGGAAATGGGATATGCTTTTGGTACCCATCAGGAAATGCTATTTGCTACGGGGGTAATTTTATTTGTATTTATATTGTTACTTAATTATATATTAAGTAAACTTTCTAGTAAGGAAGGTAAGTAG
- the pstA gene encoding phosphate ABC transporter permease PstA — MRKFKENLLKFIVYLSAFITVGLLIMILGYIFVKGFSMLSWDFIVNDYAASGDGGIFPMIIATLYTVILSIAIATPIGVLAAIYLAEYAKQGRTVRIIRFAVQSLAGIPSIVYGLFGSIFFVVVLKLGYSLLAGSLTVAIIILPVIISTTEDAIKTVPISYKEASLGLGATKFQTLYKVILPSSLSGILVGIILSVGRIVGESAAILLTAGTVAKMPNGIMSSARTLTIQAYLVTQEAGNIQEASAVGIVLILIIFVINIIAKLITKKFSKANY, encoded by the coding sequence ATGAGAAAATTTAAAGAAAACTTATTAAAATTTATTGTTTATTTATCTGCCTTTATAACAGTTGGCCTACTTATTATGATTTTAGGTTATATATTTGTAAAAGGTTTTTCTATGTTAAGTTGGGATTTTATCGTTAATGATTATGCAGCTTCAGGGGATGGTGGAATATTTCCAATGATTATAGCTACATTATATACAGTAATATTATCAATAGCTATTGCAACTCCTATAGGAGTGTTAGCAGCAATTTACCTAGCAGAATATGCAAAGCAAGGAAGAACTGTTAGAATAATAAGATTTGCTGTACAAAGTTTAGCGGGTATTCCATCAATAGTATATGGATTATTTGGATCAATATTTTTTGTAGTTGTATTAAAATTAGGATATTCACTATTGGCAGGTTCATTAACTGTTGCAATTATCATTTTACCAGTGATTATTAGTACAACAGAAGATGCAATAAAAACAGTTCCAATTTCCTATAAAGAGGCTTCCTTGGGCCTTGGAGCTACAAAATTCCAAACATTATATAAAGTAATATTACCAAGTTCCTTATCTGGAATTTTAGTAGGGATAATATTATCAGTAGGGCGTATAGTTGGGGAATCAGCAGCTATATTGCTTACAGCAGGAACAGTTGCCAAAATGCCTAATGGAATTATGTCAAGTGCCAGAACTTTAACAATACAAGCTTATTTGGTAACTCAAGAAGCAGGTAATATTCAAGAAGCTTCTGCAGTTGGAATAGTATTAATTTTAATAATATTTGTAATAAATATAATAGCAAAATTAATAACAAAAAAATTTAGTAAAGCAAATTACTAA
- a CDS encoding phosphate ABC transporter substrate-binding protein, giving the protein MKRINSKIICLLLIFGIINIIFVACSSINNRINNKGNTLISISGSTSVGPLMEKLAEEYEDNNEGISIEINQVGSSAGIKDVINGISEIGMSSRDLKEEEGKEVKGTIIAYDGIAIITNKENPIKNLSMDEIRGIFTGEITNWKEIEGGKDAPIVVASREDGSGTRDAFQELVDYTTEDLIRNSLISNGNGGLKQIVIGNKNAVAFVSFEYLDDSVNIVRVDGIEPTAEAVRNGNYKISRPFLVVTKESRLTENGQELIDFILSEEGQKIVIDNKLIPVK; this is encoded by the coding sequence ATGAAAAGAATAAATTCAAAAATAATTTGCTTGCTCTTAATATTTGGAATAATTAATATTATTTTTGTTGCATGTAGTTCAATAAATAATAGGATAAATAACAAGGGAAATACTTTAATATCTATTTCAGGTTCAACTTCAGTAGGACCTTTAATGGAAAAATTAGCAGAAGAATATGAAGATAATAATGAAGGAATATCTATAGAAATAAATCAAGTTGGATCTTCAGCAGGAATAAAGGATGTAATAAATGGAATTTCAGAAATAGGAATGTCATCAAGAGATTTAAAAGAAGAAGAAGGGAAAGAAGTTAAGGGAACAATAATTGCTTATGATGGTATTGCAATAATAACAAATAAGGAAAATCCAATTAAGAACCTCTCAATGGATGAAATTAGAGGAATTTTTACAGGAGAAATAACTAATTGGAAAGAAATAGAAGGTGGAAAGGATGCACCTATAGTAGTTGCCTCTAGAGAAGATGGTTCAGGAACGAGAGATGCCTTTCAAGAGTTAGTAGATTATACAACAGAAGATCTAATTAGAAATTCACTTATTTCTAATGGTAATGGAGGTTTAAAACAAATAGTTATTGGAAATAAAAATGCAGTTGCTTTTGTCTCCTTTGAATACCTAGATGATTCTGTAAATATTGTAAGAGTTGATGGAATTGAGCCTACAGCTGAAGCAGTGAGAAATGGGAATTATAAGATTTCTAGACCTTTCTTAGTTGTAACAAAAGAAAGTAGATTAACTGAAAATGGTCAAGAATTAATTGATTTTATTTTAAGTGAAGAAGGACAAAAAATTGTGATAGATAATAAACTGATTCCTGTTAAATAA
- a CDS encoding asparaginase, with protein sequence MKKVALVFNGGTISMKIDEKINAAVPGLSGEEILSMVTGADEFADIESYSFSEKPSPHISIEDMFRLSNFINELVNREDIDGVVLTHGTDTLEETAYFLDLTINTEKVIVVTGAMRSSSELGYDGPFNLATSICTAISEEAKGRGVLVCFNGELHCASEVTKANSMALNAFRTPNFGPIGIVDNNQVVFHRKTRKHKTYKLDKIIGDVALIKCVSGMNSDFVEFAIDKGYKGIVIEALGRGNVPPLMLPGIKKALKKEIPVIVVSRCFEGRVREAYGYEGGGKMLKDLGVFFEEDMPGQKARIKLLVVLSSKENLNLNEAFNEV encoded by the coding sequence ATGAAAAAAGTAGCCTTAGTTTTTAATGGCGGTACAATATCTATGAAAATAGATGAAAAAATAAATGCTGCGGTACCTGGTTTAAGTGGAGAAGAAATTCTTTCAATGGTAACTGGAGCAGATGAATTTGCAGATATAGAAAGCTATAGTTTCTCAGAAAAACCTTCACCTCATATTTCAATAGAGGACATGTTTAGGCTAAGTAATTTTATTAATGAGCTAGTTAATAGAGAAGATATAGATGGAGTTGTATTAACTCATGGCACAGATACTTTAGAAGAAACTGCTTATTTTTTAGATCTTACAATTAACACTGAAAAAGTTATTGTGGTAACTGGTGCAATGAGAAGCAGTTCAGAACTTGGTTATGATGGTCCTTTTAATTTAGCAACATCAATTTGTACAGCTATATCTGAAGAAGCAAAAGGAAGAGGGGTATTAGTTTGCTTTAATGGAGAATTACATTGTGCATCAGAGGTCACTAAAGCTAATTCCATGGCACTAAATGCTTTTAGAACGCCTAATTTTGGTCCTATTGGTATAGTAGATAATAATCAAGTAGTATTTCATAGAAAAACTCGAAAGCACAAAACTTATAAATTAGATAAAATAATTGGTGATGTTGCATTAATTAAATGTGTTTCTGGAATGAATTCGGATTTTGTTGAATTTGCAATAGATAAAGGTTATAAGGGAATAGTAATAGAAGCGTTAGGAAGAGGAAATGTGCCTCCTCTGATGCTGCCAGGAATAAAAAAAGCCTTAAAGAAGGAGATACCAGTAATTGTTGTTTCAAGATGTTTTGAGGGACGAGTTCGAGAGGCTTATGGTTATGAAGGCGGTGGAAAAATGCTAAAGGATTTAGGTGTATTTTTTGAAGAAGATATGCCAGGTCAAAAAGCAAGAATTAAATTATTAGTTGTACTATCAAGTAAAGAAAATCTTAATTTAAATGAAGCTTTTAATGAAGTATAA
- the der gene encoding ribosome biogenesis GTPase Der, which produces MAKPIVAIVGRPNVGKSTLFNRLAGQRISIVQDTPGVTRDRVYAKADWLNYNFTIIDTGGIEPERDDIIVKQMRRQANIAIETADVIIFVVDGKEGLTAADEEVANMLRKSKKDVVLVVNKVDSMKEVENAWEFYNLGIGEPIAISASQGLNIGDMLDRVVENFDKFNEEEEEDEYIRIAMIGKPNVGKSSLINRLLGEERLIVSDVPGTTRDSIDSVLETEEGKFILVDTAGIRRKSKVKEEVERYSVIRTYAAIERADVCILMIDATEGVTEQDEKIVGYAHEMNKAIMVIVNKWDLIEKDDKTMQKYLEDIQTNLKFLKYAKYLFISAKTGQRTHKVLEIAKECYDNYCKRIQTGVLNDVISKAVLMNEPPLVGIKRMKIYYATQVATKPPKFVLFVNDASARHFSYERYLENQLRESFDFSGTGIQIEYRERKE; this is translated from the coding sequence ATGGCTAAACCAATAGTTGCGATAGTTGGAAGACCAAATGTAGGAAAATCTACATTGTTTAATAGATTAGCAGGACAAAGAATTTCAATAGTTCAAGATACACCTGGTGTAACAAGAGATAGAGTTTACGCTAAGGCTGATTGGTTAAATTATAATTTTACTATTATTGATACAGGTGGTATTGAACCAGAAAGAGATGATATTATTGTAAAACAAATGAGAAGACAAGCAAACATAGCAATAGAAACTGCAGATGTTATTATATTTGTTGTAGATGGAAAAGAAGGGCTTACAGCTGCTGATGAAGAAGTTGCAAATATGCTTAGAAAAAGCAAAAAAGATGTAGTTCTAGTAGTTAATAAGGTTGATTCTATGAAAGAAGTCGAAAATGCTTGGGAATTTTATAATTTAGGAATAGGTGAGCCTATTGCTATATCTGCCTCTCAAGGATTAAATATCGGCGATATGCTAGATAGGGTAGTAGAAAATTTTGATAAGTTTAATGAGGAAGAAGAGGAAGATGAGTATATAAGAATTGCTATGATAGGCAAACCTAACGTAGGAAAATCCTCTCTTATTAATAGACTTCTTGGAGAAGAGAGACTTATAGTTTCAGATGTTCCTGGAACTACAAGGGATTCAATAGATAGCGTTTTAGAAACTGAGGAAGGTAAATTTATATTAGTTGATACTGCAGGTATTAGAAGAAAGAGCAAAGTTAAAGAAGAGGTTGAGAGATATTCTGTTATTAGGACCTATGCTGCTATTGAAAGAGCAGATGTATGTATTCTTATGATAGATGCAACGGAAGGTGTAACAGAGCAAGATGAAAAAATAGTTGGTTATGCCCATGAGATGAATAAGGCTATTATGGTAATAGTTAATAAGTGGGATTTAATTGAAAAAGATGATAAAACAATGCAAAAATATTTAGAAGATATTCAAACAAATCTTAAATTCTTAAAATATGCAAAGTATTTATTTATATCTGCTAAAACTGGTCAGAGAACTCATAAGGTTTTAGAAATTGCAAAAGAATGTTATGACAATTACTGTAAGAGAATTCAAACAGGAGTTTTAAATGATGTAATCAGCAAGGCGGTATTAATGAATGAACCTCCATTAGTTGGTATAAAAAGAATGAAAATATATTATGCAACACAAGTTGCTACTAAACCACCTAAATTTGTTTTATTTGTTAATGATGCAAGTGCAAGACATTTTTCCTATGAAAGATATTTAGAAAACCAGTTACGTGAAAGCTTTGATTTCAGTGGTACTGGAATACAAATAGAATATAGAGAAAGGAAAGAGTAG
- the pstB gene encoding phosphate ABC transporter ATP-binding protein PstB, protein MSNNTKIKVRNLNLYYGEKQALKNINLDLEANKVTAFIGPSGCGKSTFLRSLNRMNDLIEGVRIEGDILVDGEDIYKSKDVIALRTKVGMVFQKPNPFPMSIYDNIAYGPRLHGVKDKKVLDGIVERSLKGAALWDEVKDRLKTSALGLSGGQQQRLCIARTIAVSPEIILMDEPTSALDPISTSKMEDLMEELKKNYTVVIVTHNMQQAGRIADKTAFFLNGEIVEYGDTEDIFYKPKDKRTEDYITGRFG, encoded by the coding sequence ATGAGTAATAATACTAAAATAAAGGTAAGAAATTTAAATTTATATTATGGAGAAAAACAAGCGTTAAAGAATATTAATTTAGATTTAGAAGCGAATAAGGTAACTGCTTTTATAGGGCCTTCTGGTTGTGGAAAATCTACATTTCTTCGTAGCTTAAATAGAATGAATGATTTAATTGAAGGGGTAAGAATAGAAGGAGATATCTTAGTAGATGGCGAAGATATATATAAGAGTAAAGATGTTATTGCTCTAAGAACAAAAGTAGGAATGGTATTCCAAAAGCCGAATCCTTTTCCTATGTCAATATATGATAATATAGCATATGGTCCAAGATTACATGGAGTTAAAGATAAGAAGGTATTGGATGGAATAGTAGAAAGAAGTTTAAAAGGTGCAGCTCTTTGGGATGAAGTAAAAGATAGGCTAAAGACAAGTGCATTAGGATTATCTGGAGGTCAGCAGCAAAGATTATGTATTGCTAGAACAATTGCAGTATCACCAGAAATAATATTAATGGATGAACCTACTTCTGCTTTGGATCCAATTTCAACTAGTAAAATGGAAGATTTAATGGAAGAATTAAAAAAGAATTATACTGTTGTAATAGTAACTCATAATATGCAACAAGCAGGAAGAATAGCTGATAAAACAGCCTTCTTTTTAAATGGAGAAATAGTTGAATATGGTGATACTGAAGATATTTTCTATAAGCCAAAGGATAAAAGAACTGAAGACTATATAACTGGCAGATTTGGTTAG
- the spoIVA gene encoding stage IV sporulation protein A, translating to MDSFNIYKNIAERTQGDIYIGVVGPVRTGKSTFIKKFMDLMVIPKIENAYKKERAKDELPQSGSGKSIHTTEPKFIPNEAVEITLEEDIKFKVRMVDCVGYIVKGAMGYMDGEEPKMVNTPWYEYEIPFEDAAEIGTRKVITDHSTIGLVITTDGSITGIERDDYLEPEERVIEELKSINKPFIVVLNTKYPNSSEVKKIQKELEEKYNVTVHVMDVANMDEEDIEEVLQHILKEFPVKEINIEMPSWVEQLEPEHWLKKDFFKLIKGMAENISKVRDIKSTINLLNQEENLAPTEMSSVDLGMGKATIFMKPKEGIFYNILSEICDLDVKSESDLLSLIKELNFAKKEYDKVKDALIDVRETGYGLVAPQLSEMKFEEPELVKHGSKFGVKLKASAPSLHFIKANIKTEISPIMGSEKESEELIKSLMEQFEEDPSALWQSNMFGKPLEVLIKEGLQNKLYKMPEDVQIKIQKTLQKIINEGSGGLICIIL from the coding sequence GTGGACAGCTTTAACATATACAAGAATATAGCAGAGAGGACACAAGGGGACATATATATAGGTGTTGTTGGTCCTGTAAGAACAGGTAAATCAACATTTATAAAAAAGTTTATGGACCTAATGGTAATACCAAAGATTGAAAATGCATATAAGAAAGAAAGAGCAAAGGATGAATTACCTCAAAGTGGGTCAGGAAAAAGTATCCATACAACAGAACCTAAATTTATTCCAAACGAGGCGGTAGAAATTACCCTTGAAGAGGATATTAAATTTAAAGTTAGAATGGTAGATTGTGTAGGATATATTGTAAAAGGAGCAATGGGTTATATGGATGGAGAAGAACCAAAAATGGTAAATACTCCATGGTATGAATATGAAATACCTTTTGAAGATGCAGCTGAAATTGGAACAAGAAAAGTTATTACAGACCATTCTACAATAGGGTTAGTTATAACTACTGATGGTAGTATAACTGGAATAGAGAGAGATGATTACTTAGAGCCAGAAGAAAGGGTAATTGAAGAGCTAAAATCTATAAACAAACCATTTATAGTTGTACTTAATACAAAATATCCGAACTCATCAGAAGTTAAAAAAATACAAAAAGAATTAGAAGAAAAATATAATGTAACTGTTCATGTTATGGATGTGGCAAATATGGATGAAGAGGATATAGAAGAAGTATTACAACATATACTTAAAGAATTCCCTGTTAAGGAAATAAACATAGAAATGCCAAGCTGGGTTGAACAATTAGAACCAGAGCATTGGTTAAAGAAAGATTTCTTTAAGCTTATAAAGGGAATGGCTGAAAACATAAGCAAGGTTAGGGATATTAAGTCCACAATCAATTTATTAAATCAAGAAGAAAATTTAGCGCCAACTGAAATGAGTTCTGTAGACTTAGGTATGGGTAAGGCAACTATATTTATGAAGCCTAAGGAAGGAATATTCTATAACATATTAAGTGAAATTTGTGACTTAGATGTTAAATCGGAAAGTGATTTATTATCTTTAATTAAAGAGCTTAATTTTGCAAAGAAAGAATATGATAAGGTAAAGGATGCTTTAATAGATGTTCGTGAAACTGGTTATGGTTTAGTTGCACCTCAACTTTCTGAAATGAAATTCGAAGAACCTGAGTTGGTAAAACATGGCTCTAAGTTTGGAGTGAAATTAAAAGCTTCAGCACCATCTTTGCATTTTATTAAGGCTAATATAAAGACTGAGATAAGCCCAATAATGGGTTCTGAAAAAGAAAGTGAAGAATTAATTAAGTCCCTAATGGAACAATTTGAAGAGGATCCTTCAGCATTATGGCAAAGCAATATGTTTGGTAAACCACTAGAGGTTTTAATAAAAGAGGGATTACAAAATAAATTATATAAAATGCCAGAAGATGTACAAATTAAAATTCAAAAAACCCTTCAAAAGATTATTAATGAAGGTAGCGGTGGATTAATTTGTATAATATTATAA
- a CDS encoding NAD(P)H-dependent glycerol-3-phosphate dehydrogenase: MKKVAFLGGGSFGTSLAILLANNGNKVSIYDRDINVVKDINENRRNDKYIKNLLIPHDVTAYNNIDLAIKDAEFIVLSVPSHVIRDISRQLKNKISKEVIIISIAKGIEEGTNLRLSEVIKEELPQNDIVILSGPSHAEEVSLNIPTTVVVSSENMDKAKIVQDLFMNPAFRVYTNEDLVGVEIGGAVKNIIALAAGVCDGLGYGDNTKAALMTRGMAEIVRIGLRLGGKAETFLGLTGMGDLIVTCTSIHSRNRRAGYLIGTGKTTDEAIKEVGMVVEGIKACRAFYELKEKLDVEMPITDILYKILFKDVDVKEAVSHLMEREKKSEIY, translated from the coding sequence TTGAAGAAGGTTGCTTTTTTAGGTGGAGGAAGTTTTGGTACATCCTTAGCAATATTATTAGCTAATAACGGCAATAAAGTATCTATTTACGATAGAGATATTAACGTTGTAAAAGATATTAATGAAAATAGAAGAAATGATAAATATATTAAAAATCTATTAATTCCTCATGATGTAACTGCTTATAATAATATAGATTTAGCAATAAAAGATGCAGAATTTATTGTTTTATCTGTTCCTTCTCATGTTATTAGAGATATAAGCAGGCAGCTAAAGAATAAGATTAGTAAAGAAGTTATTATAATAAGTATTGCAAAAGGGATAGAAGAAGGAACTAATTTGAGACTATCAGAGGTAATTAAAGAAGAATTACCACAAAATGATATAGTTATTTTATCAGGACCAAGTCATGCTGAAGAAGTTTCTCTTAATATACCTACTACTGTTGTAGTATCTTCAGAAAATATGGATAAAGCAAAAATAGTTCAGGATCTGTTTATGAATCCAGCCTTTAGAGTTTATACAAATGAAGATCTGGTTGGAGTTGAAATTGGAGGAGCTGTAAAAAATATAATTGCTTTAGCGGCTGGAGTATGTGATGGACTAGGATATGGAGATAATACAAAAGCAGCTTTAATGACAAGAGGTATGGCAGAGATTGTTAGAATAGGCTTAAGATTAGGAGGAAAAGCAGAGACCTTTCTTGGTTTAACAGGAATGGGAGATTTAATTGTTACATGTACTAGTATTCATTCCAGAAACAGGCGTGCTGGCTATTTAATTGGAACTGGAAAGACTACTGATGAAGCTATAAAAGAAGTTGGAATGGTAGTTGAAGGGATTAAAGCATGCAGAGCCTTTTATGAATTAAAAGAAAAATTAGATGTAGAAATGCCAATAACAGATATTCTTTATAAGATATTATTTAAAGATGTAGATGTAAAAGAAGCTGTAAGTCATTTAATGGAAAGAGAAAAAAAGAGCGAAATATATTAA
- a CDS encoding PBECR2 nuclease fold domain-containing protein, translated as MADRINAYKRVGYFKEKMATAIGVKFTGTIYASDRVLQHIRKRHGKHLNKKVINNPIEYMKKIIDAPDYIGVYKSTDNVINIELIKKFNEYILMGIEIDNNKDFINVLTMYPITERKIYNKLYRGKIKKCI; from the coding sequence ATGGCCGATAGAATTAATGCCTATAAAAGAGTTGGATATTTTAAAGAAAAGATGGCTACTGCTATAGGAGTTAAATTTACTGGTACCATTTATGCATCTGATAGAGTGTTACAGCATATAAGAAAACGACATGGCAAGCATTTAAATAAAAAAGTAATAAATAATCCTATTGAATATATGAAAAAAATCATTGATGCACCAGATTATATTGGAGTTTATAAGTCAACAGATAATGTTATAAATATAGAATTAATTAAAAAATTTAATGAATATATATTAATGGGAATAGAAATAGATAATAATAAGGATTTTATTAATGTTTTAACAATGTATCCAATAACTGAAAGAAAAATATATAATAAATTATATAGAGGAAAAATTAAAAAATGCATTTAA
- a CDS encoding phosphate ABC transporter substrate-binding protein, which produces MKRKSLKMICSVLVLGLISTSLAACASKKDGENSKSTGNIKIAISGSTSVGPLMEKLAENYENKNEGITIEINQIGSSAGIKDTINGVSEIGMASRELKDEEKKEVKGTVIAYDGIAIILNKNNRVKDLNIDQIKGIYTGAITNWKQIEGGKDSPIVVVSREEGSGTRDAFQEIIGYESKDLVKDAMISNGNGGVKETVVGNENAIGFVSFEYLDDSVNVVTVEGTEASAEAVKAGKYKISRPFNIVTKDGNLTTDGQKFIDFILSTEGQQIVEDNKLITIE; this is translated from the coding sequence ATGAAAAGAAAAAGTTTAAAAATGATATGTAGTGTGTTAGTTTTAGGGCTAATATCAACAAGTCTTGCTGCTTGTGCTAGTAAGAAAGATGGTGAAAATTCAAAAAGTACAGGAAATATTAAAATAGCTATATCAGGATCTACTTCAGTAGGGCCTTTAATGGAAAAATTGGCGGAAAATTATGAAAATAAAAATGAAGGAATTACAATTGAAATAAATCAAATAGGTTCATCTGCAGGAATTAAGGATACAATAAATGGAGTTTCAGAAATAGGAATGGCTTCAAGAGAACTAAAAGATGAAGAAAAGAAGGAAGTTAAGGGAACAGTAATTGCTTATGATGGAATTGCTATAATACTAAATAAAAATAATAGGGTAAAAGATTTAAATATTGATCAAATAAAAGGAATATATACAGGAGCAATTACCAACTGGAAGCAAATCGAAGGCGGAAAAGATTCGCCGATAGTTGTTGTTTCAAGGGAAGAAGGTTCAGGAACAAGAGATGCCTTTCAAGAAATAATTGGATATGAATCTAAGGATTTAGTGAAGGACGCAATGATTTCAAATGGTAATGGTGGAGTTAAAGAAACTGTTGTAGGAAATGAAAATGCTATAGGATTTGTTTCCTTTGAATATTTAGATGATAGTGTTAATGTCGTTACAGTTGAAGGGACAGAAGCTAGTGCAGAAGCTGTAAAGGCTGGTAAATATAAGATTTCTAGACCATTTAATATAGTAACTAAAGATGGAAATTTAACTACGGATGGACAAAAATTTATAGATTTTATTTTAAGTACAGAAGGACAACAAATTGTTGAAGATAACAAATTAATAACTATTGAATAA